Within the Alteromonas sp. M12 genome, the region TTGATATATGCAAATAAAAATTTATGCTTTTCTTTTAAACTTTGCAATACTCTCAATTCAAGCAACCTTCAAGCGGTACAAAAAATGGACGAAACTATGCAAAATGGCTCAGATACGATTGATATGATCACTGAGACAGGAATAGAGTTATCAATGACCTATGGGCCAAAGCTAGTGCTCGCCTTGGTCGTATTAATTGTTGGATTTTGGGTCATTGGCGTCATTTTAAAGGGCATTGACCGAGCTTTGGCAGGGGCTAAAGTTGACGAGACCTTAAACAAATTTTTACACAGTATAATCAGTGTCACGCTCAAACTAATGTTAGTAATAGTGTTTGCCTCAATGATAGGGGTAGAAACAGCGTCGTTAATCGCTATGCTTGGCGCAGCTGGTTTGGCTATAGGACTCGCACTACAGGGCAGTTTGGCCAATTTTGCTGGCGGGGTGCTGATTTTATTATTTAAACCTTTTAAAGCCGGTGATGTCATTGAAGCTCAGGGATTTTTAGGTAAAGTC harbors:
- a CDS encoding mechanosensitive ion channel domain-containing protein yields the protein MDETMQNGSDTIDMITETGIELSMTYGPKLVLALVVLIVGFWVIGVILKGIDRALAGAKVDETLNKFLHSIISVTLKLMLVIVFASMIGVETASLIAMLGAAGLAIGLALQGSLANFAGGVLILLFKPFKAGDVIEAQGFLGKVKEIQIFNTIVLTLDNRRVVIPNSLLSNGCVTNLFCEEKRRVEVTFGISYDDDIAKVKQILKDVLSADERILTDPEMEIFVSAHADSSINILTRCWVKSEDYWQVHFGLHEKVKYAFDENDITIPFPQRDVHLFQAK